The nucleotide window AATTATGACAACATATGAATCTTATGTATTGATATATACATAGTGTGTCCAGAAACATGCCAAAATATAGAGCTATTTAAATTaccaaagaaatttaaaatggaaATGCGAGAAAGAGTGTATTCAACACCCCAGAATATATACTGCgtacaaaaagtatccgaacacttaaatcaaaagccatttcttaacgacactaaaactaaattgcaGAATATATTGTGAAGTGTTAAGTTGTATTTCTTGGGAAAATACCCTGTTTCTTGCCtggtattttgtattttgaaatagCTTTAATAATTAAATAGCTCTATATGTTGGCATGTTTCTGGACACACTGCAAATATTTTCAACAGTCTTTATAAAGCTAAAATGGAAATTATAATTCTGTGTGAACCTCACCACTGTGCCCTAACGCCTCAAATGGGGGTGGGGCATAAATGTTTATTAGAGAATATACGTTATATGCTTCAACTAACAGATATCATGggaatacaatatatatataattatatagaataGAGTAGGGTAAAAATAAGCAATGCGCCTGAACAAAGTGTCTGCCACACACAACatgcaggctgtatcaaaatgattggtacccatcaattttgatgtttattgaacagTTTGCCTCCTCCATATGCCACATTGGATACGCTTGAAAAATCcataatgtatagtttatgacacGTTATACAATTAATGTACAAATTATTTAGATATTATGTTGAATATTGATGTCTGAGATTTATCCCTCATCAATGAAAactgtaccaatcattttgacacagCTGGTAGTAGCTTCATTGCTCTTACACTGTACATGCACCTGCCAAATCAAAATGAAAACACATTGGAGATATATAGACGTCttaaaataaacattaaaatatcttaaaataacatATACTTacaacaaaatatatctaaaaatcTTTCTCAAGGTTATCATGTTGCAgggaaatatttttcattattcTGGTATTTTTACGTGCATGGTAGCGTGATGTATGACCGCTGATAATTGCTGCTATATATAATTGGACAATTCACTCACTGGCCgtgcagtcagctacctgcacaaccgattcttttgttctgcaaggctcactcagtcatttaatgaggcaatacaaacgatcgaaattggtgttgaaatgagcaaaattttgagttacaccttttcagtgtaaaatttttttttctcagccaaatgaaaagcaataattttcattttttcagtaaatggctggaaaaactataatgcttgatactgattttttgttttaatcctggtgttaaacttaggcctgaaattcagtcatttagtgtaagatattcgatttttataggcttcagctcggcccgcgagctttttcttggatcaaccttttagcttttcaaagtaatatagttcgctaatgaaggattttccccaactttctaaagcacatcaccgtgagctatatatcatagttttgtcagaatttccgttttgatttcaccatctttcactgtcggctgaaaaaatttctaaatcaacacgtgaaatctaaaggctagtactagcattgtggatcgatatccctgggtttaataggaataccggcatggctatagtgttgccagaacttcaatatagaaaagaaattcccagacctatagcgctcctactgatcatgtttaaccagaacacccaattggggatttaatcgctggtcgggcaatttgctttcaatgaaaaattgacctggataacaacaaaggaaatatcgactatttcagctggttgctctcgagataaaagtactcaccattgcctacttttacttagtttgacattttcggagactgaatggaaaaagggtaaaacaaaaacggaaattctgacaaaactataacatatagacccacacgatgtgctttacagaggtgggaaatatctgtctttagcaaactatgttagtttgagacgctaaaacatgaattccgtaaaaagctcgcaggcgaattcaaggcctataaaaatcaaaaatatcacactaaaagacacaatttgatgcttaattttaacaccaggattttaaaaaaaatgtatatccaagcaccaagtttttaactgacattactgaagaaaaaaaatattgctttatatttgaccgagaaaattaatttcatagcaaaaatgtgtatctctgaattgtgctgatttttacatgtatcgatcgacttttagcgcgactaagcatttctaaagaattggttgtccaggcggcagactgcgtGACCCGTACCCAGCTCTGATCGTTGGTTATTGATTCACTCTTATGTTTTCTACTGTGTTAACTCTCTCCACTCGACTTCAGACGACAAATTACAAGTATTTTTCTTTTCTAAATTCAAGaattatttcagaattgtacattttcatagccatatttggaatcagcgtgaaaaatgcattaaaatgagtacagacAAGCATACATTGGCTTAGTGGTACATATAGCATCATTGCTCTTAAACACTGACCTCTCCGATTAAAATTAAAGCACATTAGAGCCACATAGACGTCTTACTTCTTCACTAAAAATAACATATACTTACAACAGACTATAGCTAAAAGTCTTGCTGATGTGGCAgggaaatatttttaattattttttaaaattctggTATTTTTACGTGCATGGTAGCGCAATATGTGATCGCATCGCTGATAATTGCTGCTAAAATTGGAAAATGTACTCACTCAGTGGCAATGACCGATGGTTATTGATTTACTCTTACGCTTTCTATTGTGTTAACTCTCTCcactcgactgcagacgacaaatttcaagtatttttttaaaaattcaaagattatttcagaattatacattttcatgaccatatttggaatcagcatgaaaattgcattaaattgagtacaaacaagcctagtattggctcgGTGGTTCttaatatagctcttgatatttgtaGACAATATCTTAAAATTTGGACTTTGGCTATTTttacgcagagcattaagcattATGTTTTTTATACCTTGCTCCGAGGTGATCACAATGAACTTAGACAGGTTCATGCCCAACGACATAGTTCATCGCTCTTCATTTGACAACCAAAGCACagcatttgacctcaagttgcagagtatgagttttggtgCCCAAAAGGTCGTTCTATGACAAACATATTTGAGTTGAAGACCTGTGCCTTGGCAGATGAGTATGTGTCTATAGATTACTGATAGTATTCACATTTTTATGTAAGTGAAACATTGGTGGAACTTAAAATGCTGTAAAAATTGACAAGATTTTAAACACACCGCACATGTCTTACTGTATGCCACAGAGAGGGAAATTATATAGACGTAGCTAGGAAATACACGTGGCGTTGATGATCGAagaaattaatattcataaccaggtaaatataaatatgattatttattatCTATAATATAAACGTTAAACGTGTAGTGCCCTTTACACTAAGTTCCACAACAATCTCATCCATCAGGAGAACAGTTCTTTTAagaaccccaaaacatttgtacattcattgaatgacctttgaagatttgggtacaaaaactcatactctgcaatttgaggtcaaattttgcactatgattatgtaattgaggttattagactatgccattgagatgaggctctTAAGGTTCATAGTGTTACATTCACCGTTATGTATTCTTCGCCTGTGCGTTATATTTTACGAACTATCCTTTATAGCTCAAATTAcccggggtggggtggggtggggtggggtggggttctTGGACAATATTTGAACGGGGTGCTAAAAGTAGACTACAGAATGATGACCATCTCTATACCTGCGTAGTGCAAAAAACACCCGATTACTATACTTCGCTTGTATCAGTTAACTATCCCATATCTATTCCATTTTTACTGAAACGGTGACCCATCATTATACCTGTTATTAAAGGACGACATTCTCAACAGTCCATCTCAATACCATCACAGAAATCAGGGGTCATTAATATACCCGAaacaatttcaaaaacaaaaccttTAAGTATCCCCGTACACCATTTCTTAGGGATACCCCCGGGCCAAATTATATAAAGCCTGCacgctaaggcgacgaaaaaaagaaaccctgttctacggacggacggacctttcaagtagggtcggtcggtcggccttttttccttcttctttttttttttttttttttttttctctttttttttggaaatgacgcCAGAAATAAcccaaatctgtaaataatttacaatttgagaaaatccaaaaaaatttGTTCCATAAATTTCgaaattttttcccaatttgttcaaaatctgggtcggtcgggcccgtagaacagggttttcttttttcgtcgcctataaATAATGTATTTTTAGATAATACTTGCACGGGACACAACTAATACGTTTTCGTTTTTGTAGAGTGAATGGTGCTTTCGACTACTACTGGTCATATCTTAAGCACCATTAGCTAGATATtctgtttaagggtagacgaggtattgttggtcgatatATAGATCTAGATTTAGGTcgatctagatcaatatattattgaaaattaacaccttgatgttttgcaaaagttcattctacaaatcgtatactttgcaaacttgcttaatttattgttgttaatgagttatgtacgttttacaaaagtgttgttgtttccgaCATCTTTACaaagtaactcaagaaccgcagcacctataaaaatatatctgtgatattttaattcttttacacgctcgctatgaattgagcaatgcagtttttgccaaagctcactaccattcgtaagatgctgtgaactaccaaatcacaacagtttaaaataagaAGTTCTAGATAGACACTGCGGAGATCAGAACAATTTAAAATGTCGCCCACAACCCCACATATCGACCAACCTGTAACAATGGAGGTCGATAGCTCTAGGTCGATATAAGCTACAAATGACCAGCCTCTAttcgtgtaatccgattatcactatggatcacgcttttgagttctgcaccacgatcgaaatgaccgcaacacaaagtctatggcatatgCTACCAATTCAAAAGATGTTTTTGAATTGTTTTTGTgaaatgttttaaatatctttacaattattttaaaatatgtatATCTGGCTTGGCTTTATTCTTTTGATGATTGGTGAATCAAATTAATTGAATTGGCCATGTAAATTGTCACATTATGCGAATCTACATACAGTTGCAAGTTGCTTGTGTTTACTCACATTCCACCTGTAGAAACAGAAGTCAAATAAACAAAGGCAAATCAACAGACGGCGATAGTATTAATTTAACAATACACTAGACATGCTAAAAGTGTGATATATTTACGATTCAGTGGACCGTATAAGGTCAACGACCACAGAAGGAAAATACTATACAAATTTTCATtgtaatacattttgttttgtttttcagataTTTAAGGCTTAATAATTAATTATTCACTATTCATTTTTCATATTTATTACACAGAATGGACCAGCTCATTTCACAGCATCATGACGTCCTGATCATCGGAAGTGGACCCGTCGGGGCTACCTTTGCTCGAAAATTGGTTGAGGGTGGGCGTTCGGTGTGTATGCTGGAAGCAGGGGCATATCACTCTAAGAGACCAGGGGCACACATGAAGAACTCAGTATATTATCAGCGCAACATTGACAAATTTACCCCGGTGGTGGCGTCGCATCTCCTAACAGCGTCAGTACCGACGAGTAACGGGGCAACTCCGACGCTTGCTCCAATAGCATTCAAAGCGAACACCAATGATCATGCGCGGTATGATAGTGTTGTTATGTTTGACATTATTTCATGTTTTTCATTTGCCAATATTtcttattatatacttcattaatatattcttgttcattgattggttaaaagtcgatcacatgaccaaaatagttctaccatcagtatccctatccgtaaatagtacctctaagccgtaaatagtattttcaatgtcccagATGAGCCGTagatagtacttttgaccatgctttccgcgtgcgcgcattcgatgcgacggaacagttcacgcacgcgaaactgccatagcgtgatttcgcgctgctgtaattggttagcccgattttagcctattcgatttttgaagggcaaaatataggtgcataaattggttgtgctgttcactcaggatagaagctggagagtcaaaacgtcaaataattttcttttaaccaatcaatgaacaaagaacatattaatgaagtatataaaacaattatactgcctttattcgaagttctggttaaaactatggtccctcattgagatcaattaatactattttccttcgggggctgcgccctcaggaaaatagtactattgatctcacctcgggcccatagttttaaccagaacctctcatggcaatatatatttgtataatatgtttACTATTCTAAAAGGTAAATAATGACGTGAGGTGGATATGCCACTATAGAAAACacaatatttcattttgtaatCATACAccaaatttaaataattaattattaattagttAGCTAATTTTGGCTGCTGAACAAAATGAACTAAGAGAACATCACTAAACAAATAATGTGcccattttcaaaaacaaacaaaaaagacaaaaacaaacattACGCCACTCTGGAATGAAGCCGCAGTTTAGCCTTTATAACGACATATTACACGAAAACAAAATCTAATCgataatattttttctttaaactaCTGAAAAACTACAGCTATATGCGGAATAACCTAAACCCGGAGCAGGACCCATTTGTGAACCTAGATGGTGCTGCAGTATGCTATGCTGTGGGTGGGATGGGGACTCACTGGACCTGCATGACACCACGTCCTCATCCAACCATGGAGAGGTCAGACATCATCTCCGGGGAGGAGTGGTCATCACTATATGACGAAGCTGAAAAGTTGCTCATGACAAGCAGAGATAATTTCCAACACTCCGTCAGGAACACGATTGTCAAGGAAAAACTACAGGTTATTGAGCTTGCCATTTTAAAATGGCGACTATATTTAAACATTAGCATTAATCACTAAACCCTGGAGCTGTAGCTGTGAGGGCAGTAGTGAGGGCACTTGTATTGGTGAGAACACCAGCaacatgatagcgatactgtttgaccctgatgaccctttgacattttgacatattCCCATCATATTGAAGATTCTTTTTACCACGTTTAAGCCCAATTGGTTGACACCATTATGACCTTTCACCTCGAATTACCTCGGTTTGATTGTGTTCATACTCCCGTCCCGTGATATGGATAATTACTTTAATAAGTTTAAGCCTAATCGacgattccacccaccaagttgagCCCGATCGGCCGAAGTTAGAAATCTAAACCCtccatgacctttaacctccgatgacctttaaaacaaaCCCGTAAACAGCGGATGTCCGATACCcttctatatccgaaatatcgtaATGATGCGTTGGAGCGCGGCAAAACGCATAGACGAACAGACatcgctcattattttattagtagtGTTTTATTCATTCTATTTCCTAAGAACGTGGGTCTTTATTAGTTTTTAGAATAATACAGGTGTTTATACAGGTGGATTCAAGATGGCGAAGTCTGGGGATAGCGTTAGAATAGCATCGTGTGATTGAAATGTAAACATCTCAAcaaaagtaactaaccctccttaaataatgaccattattcaaaaacgggcgattgtattcaaaaatctgtaaaatgcgttggaagtagagaaaggggggttagttacttttttgagatgtttataaagtAGACATCTGTAAAAGAGTAATAACATTGACAAAATGATCCATGACTTGATCGCACACAGATGCTAGCTAAAACTGTCTCTATTAACTATACAATATCATATAATATTGCCCTAAGTTTATTGATATCACCTTCTCAAATTGACAACCTAATTGATCATATATGTTTTGCATTACATTCAAAActtattttgtgttggttttttcATCCATAACACAATTAGGCAGAATATCCTAAATTAAAAGGAGAAGATCGTCCTCAGAACATGGCTTTTGCTGGCTACCGTTTAAAGGAAAACCCAGAATTCATGCACTGGACCGGAAGTGACGACATATTTGGTCCCTTACTTGACGATTCAGAATGCAAGTCACGTTTCACTCTTAAGGTAAATTATCCCTTTTTAATACACACACTACACAATAGTATTGCAACATCCGCAAACTGCAAGTTGATCCAATAGTCTGTCGATTTCACATGGTGTACTGGGTGGAAATATTCTTTGCtgaaattcacggttgtttgatggcatgtataactgtatttatttttaagcaaagtcgaacactgatggcgctatatatcttaaatcttgtttacatttttacaagaggtagacacttgtataatggtattaaaacataAACATGAGTAACATagagcaaggaaattttcaaactactttttatcatgaaatgaaaggagtaattcatattataaaattaaatcaaaaatatacgtaaatagcgccctcaatttacagtttatagaataaaagaataaaaatatgcACAGAAAGGCAGaaagagatgaaaaatttgataaagagaAAATCTCAgttaaaaataactaaaatatattagtgtgatagctgttggtattttaaaggtctagaattgaaaataatgcaatgttttgttagaaatattaataattatataactcatacaaagattcttttcatttgattggtcaaaaatatttttgccatttttagaaaaagactattgcactccgcgctatattccattttccattgcactcacgtGCAGCTACCTTGGCAACGCTGACAAACGCGAGCGTATAACGAGCACGgtgaccacctcgactcgccTATTTAAGGCGTTGGTGCTGCTTCTAAaatgaatacactctatatatttttcaatttatttagtttttctgatgatttataatattaagggatctaaaatgagcgtttattgcatttcgacagtatttttttgtaggacatgagagcacctcagacctatcgaattgcattctgaatacgaagcatgtctttctgatatcaaataattttcatttttgaaaatcacaatataatacaaattttatgacaaataataaaaatttgatatttttcaaattttttatatataacagtcctcgaagtaaattatataaatctaatgatatattcttaaagtgtatgtagcagggaggaaaagccgacggtcaattgaaaattttgacttttcatattgaagatatggattttttcccaaaagacctattttttttggtgttttgggaaaaaaaatccatatcttcaatacgaaaggtcaaaattttcaattgatcgtcggcttttcatcccacctacatagactttaagtataaatcatcagatttataaagtttactttactgttaaatatcaaaatatcaatttttaatgatttgccataaaatgtgtattaaattgcgaatttcaaaaaatcaaaattatttgatatcagaatgatagtcttcgtattcagaatgcaattcgatatgtctgatgcgctctaatgtcccaaaataaatactgtccaaacgttcataccccacgccttaagtgGAAGAAAAGGAATTTATACATGAGATATATTAGcacaaatgtgacccggcagcacaaatgagccgtaaattccataaattgtattctgagttacggtgtaaaatgtgtacgaaggtcgtattcatcggtaacttaagctggcccgacatcgatcTCATTTTTATAGTGAAACACTGAACAATTAtcttattgttgaagtggataataagcttctaccttagatggctatagaacttttaatagctctggtctttgtttgcttttgctaaatcctgttcaggtggtgggttaccaggcattgtattttgtataggtatgcataaccaacaattaacaatgagagaactttcttaaacctcgttgacttcgggatgatttgaaatgaccgccaattatgactgtttgatatttattgccagcaatgtggaaaaagagacacatgtagaaacaaaaagctattattttgttgaaggagcaaagtttaacaaaccataaccccgcttctggatatcgtttgaagtcaaatgatataccattttaagtttatgatgtttatttttaaacacgaaataaaacaaaattgaccgggggaggaatttacggctcattcgccgtgaacggtcacaaataTTGATTATTTTTATTCGTTCAAAGCCTCTGTGAATGCAACAGTCCCTATTTCAcctaatgaaaatattcttaccattgtactcataaacattcaatagttgttaacagaatgttcttcttgccaaaaccaattatattttacTGATCTGACAGTTTCAtccatcttggtcgaaggccatcatcggagtgatggtactttGGTACTTGATCTTTAATCTCACTCCTCTATCTTATATAAATACATACAGGCTGAACATTTAGTTGAGAAGTTGGTATTAACATCTGATGGAGATaagatagactatgccatagtgcGTGATCTGCAGAAAGACCAGTGTATCCGTGTACATGCGAATCAATTCGTGCTGACTGCTGGTGCTATCTTGACACCACAAATTCTCTTTAATTCCGGAATCCGACCAAATGCTCTCGGCCATTATCTATCAGAACAACCATGCGGATTCGCTCAGGTAAAACGAGACTGATTTCTAAACAGGACTgatgattaccatgattactgacgAATCTCAGACTCGGAATCTCCAGTCTAAGTTTGAGATGCATTGATAATCAACATCCCAGTCGTACGTATACATCGTACACATCATAACATGTTGTGTTTTAGAATCCCCTTTTTCCAGACAATGGCGGATCAAGATGTTCAAAGTTATGGTTCAATTAGTTATCaagatatttttgatgtttttgtcatTATGTTAGAAAGTGTAAGACTAAGGTCTTCATTTTTGTGGAAATGTCGGAACTTTATTTACCCTCCACAGCGTTACTACATTTATATAGGAGTAACCTATTATGTCCATTATCTAGTTTAATTCCATGTAAAGTATAAGAGTcccggcaaattttcaacatttcaggattacgtttctggcagagagggagggggtcggccgagaaacgaaactagtttcgtatATAGGACGAACTTTATAGGATCGATCTTTTGCTTTGTATCCTATTATTCTTTAATGTACGACTACAACCGGGGgccacatcaaaatattttggtggatatgctcccccggaattttgaggtggtgggtctttgggagctgacagcgtaccggtaaaaggaggtcttttggagctgcgaacaagtaaaatggggacttttggagaaGTCAAAATCATGGGTCTTTCTTAGCTTTCTGGTTAACATCGCCTGAAAATAccctttagagctgaaattaccaaaatcaggggtctttcggagctgtatttgggtcaaatatagAAGGTCTTTCGGATCTccgaaatccaaaaggggggtctttccgggggagcatacccgtatggtcatttgtgttaagtgccacccCGGGGACTACATACCTTATATTATTGTCATTTAAGGCgttattccatttgatatctacatccCCTGTTTGGGATATAAAATATGAGATTTAAGgccctgtcttccataggggtgtatggatttcaattgtaatAGCCCATTGACAAGAAGGACTACAttacttagggatgaaatcaaaactcgaccggcggtcgtccaccggttccgtccggttggaccCGATTTCTATTCTAAACAATGAACCGCGATTCAACTGCCGAACCGCCGTTCAACCgcaccggcggtcgagttttgatttcatcccttatatcATCGTCAATCAATTCTAATTACAGGTGGTGTTGAATCAGAGCCTTGTTGACAGTGTGTGGACCGACTCACGATTTGCTGATGGTGCAAAAAAACACCACGAGAAATACCCGCTGGATCCGCTGCCCTTCAAATTCTCCGATCCTGACCCTCAGGTGTGAATATTAGCATAATAGGATCTCAATCTCTAGGACAAAGTTCCTTAACCCCGGTATGCTCCTGCACTCAACGAATGACCTGaacacacactaggatctcaaacatgacaatcccTAGGACGCAGTTCCTTAACCCtaatatgcttctacactcaaagaatgacctttacacacactaggatctcaaacatgacaatctctaggacacagttccttaaatCCAATATGCGTCTACACTAAATAATGACCTTTATACACACTATGATCTCTATCATGTCGATCTCTAGGAcaaagttccttaaccccaatatgcttctacactcaaagaatgacatTTACACAGACTAGGATCTCTAACATGGCAATCTCTAGGGCACAGTTCCTTAAACCACTGAGTCTACACTCAAATAATGACCTTTACACTTACTAGGATCTCTAGCAtaacaatctctaggacacagttccttaaccccaatatacttATGACCTGAACACACACTAGGATATCTAACATGGCAATCtttaggacacagttccttaaaccCAATATGCgtctacactcaaagaatgacctttgaacacaCTAGGATCTGTAGCAtaacaatctctaggacacaatTCCTTAACTCCGgtatgcttctacactcaaagaGGATCGATTGCCGAATatggtgcaactctactagtcttactacaagactgccctaccctaaccctaaaccctaat belongs to Amphiura filiformis chromosome 18, Afil_fr2py, whole genome shotgun sequence and includes:
- the LOC140138917 gene encoding uncharacterized protein, giving the protein MDQLISQHHDVLIIGSGPVGATFARKLVEGGRSVCMLEAGAYHSKRPGAHMKNSVYYQRNIDKFTPVVASHLLTASVPTSNGATPTLAPIAFKANTNDHARYMRNNLNPEQDPFVNLDGAAVCYAVGGMGTHWTCMTPRPHPTMERSDIISGEEWSSLYDEAEKLLMTSRDNFQHSVRNTIVKEKLQAEYPKLKGEDRPQNMAFAGYRLKENPEFMHWTGSDDIFGPLLDDSECKSRFTLKAEHLVEKLVLTSDGDKIDYAIVRDLQKDQCIRVHANQFVLTAGAILTPQILFNSGIRPNALGHYLSEQPCGFAQVVLNQSLVDSVWTDSRFADGAKKHHEKYPLDPLPFKFSDPDPQLYIPVSAGRPWHCVVHRDAFHYGDLDPHIDSRTVVDFRWFSILKPRFENYVTFSESIKDSMGMPQPTFNVTLTDEEKEESNAMMKDMIRAATAVGGFIPESLPQFVPHGVALHITGTIRMGKEDDGTSVVDEYSRVWGIDNLCLGGNGVIPTGTACNPTLTSVALAIRSAGKILERLTHYEKITERLADYEGTFQIQQKSKL